In Campylobacter sp. MIT 12-8780, the genomic window TAAGTGCAGGTGGGTTTAAAGGCTGATTTGCTAGCTCACCTTGCAAGGTTTTAGGACTTAAATTGATGCTATTTTGCACGCTCATTTTTTGCCTTTTTGCCTTTATTGTAGGAAAAAAGAGCGTTGTTAAAAAGGGTTAAAATAATTTGCTATGCGAGCCAAGATACAAAGCACTTAGCACTAAAATTGTTTCTTTTTTCTCATAGATTAAAAGCAAATCAGGGTTTATGTGGCATTCTCTAAAGTTTTTAAACGAGCCTAAAAGCTTATGATCTTTGTATTTTTCATCTAAAACTTCATCATTAGCTAGTTTTTCA contains:
- a CDS encoding type II toxin-antitoxin system YafQ family toxin, translating into MKYEIYLSSAFKKSFKKLDTKNKEKTLKVLEKLANDEVLDEKYKDHKLLGSFKNFRECHINPDLLLIYEKKETILVLSALYLGSHSKLF